The following is a genomic window from Plasmodium berghei ANKA genome assembly, chromosome: 9.
TTTCAATATTGTTGTATGATAAATCAAGttctataatatttttcatttttatatcttttattatattaatcgAGTTATGtgatatattcatatatatacaattttttaaatacatactttttatttcatctaaattatttattaaattgtaAGATGtatctaaaaataatatattatctagcttatataaatttgatatattttcaattttattatgagacatatctatatattttaaatatatatattctattATCTCTTTTGGtatatattctatatttttataactaCAATTTAAGTTACTAAATGCATACCCTTCACCATTTAATGTCTTTTCGATATCTGACAAACCTTCCTTTATAACATCTAataacttatttttattttccatattttctttaagAATTTTACTATCTATACATACATCATTGTTAtccataattttattataactGTTTTCTAATAAATGACTTTCTttgtttttcatatattcaCTACTTCTACATTTTTCGCTTTCCATTTtggtatttttattaaatctgatttaatattttataaacttttcctttgataaaaatttataacatgctatatattttttgtcactttttattttacttttttcttcgtattatta
Proteins encoded in this region:
- a CDS encoding leucine-rich repeat protein encodes the protein MESEKCRSSEYMKNKESHLLENSYNKIMDNNDVCIDSKILKENMENKNKLLDVIKEGLSDIEKTLNGEGYAFSNLNCSYKNIEYIPKEIIEYIYLKYIDMSHNKIENISNLYKLDNILFLDTSYNLINNLDEIKSMYLKNCIYMNISHNSINIIKDIKMKNIIELDLSYNNIENLDIYFPESLKNLNMSNNNIKNICFKNKLENLELLDISSNPIENLNFYEIIPNIKTLKLNDNYSLPINNLSELNNFKNIQFLDMENYLHFKDISYTEIKQILFQNTPDVILKKFNGNIIIKNESRYEKPTK